Genomic DNA from Parasteatoda tepidariorum isolate YZ-2023 chromosome 3, CAS_Ptep_4.0, whole genome shotgun sequence:
aatatttaattgagagtttctaaaatgtgttttttcccTAGCAttaatgcaagtttttttttattattgtttttaatattgttaatattgttttttttgtttttaaattttatggataattttattttttgagatttcTATTATTCGATTTTTCATCAcaattaaaactctttaaatgtttttcgaaGATTGCTGtgttatctataaaaataaaatagtttgtcCTCGTGTGCTTTATAGCTCCAGAACAGTTTTTTCTTTCGTCCTGAAATTTGGACAGTGGTCAAAAGGGGCAATTTTTGCCCATGATCctaaaaatcatgcaaaattttcattagatTGTTAGGAGAGACGTTAAATTTCATTAGTATAGAGCGAGTACCATTGATATAAATGGAACTGGAGAGGATTTGAAAGATAGCGATGCTTATATAGCTTTccttaatgaaaaaagaaagaatttattgtatgctcttagatatttaattattttttattagtcatGTCAGATAAACTCACTAATCATTGTAAGTCTGGTAGCATGGGTAAATTAGTATTCCTATGTAATGTGAAACaaaatgttatcttttttacataatcatgcgtttaaaacttacataaattaaacttaaaagtttaaaaataataaacttataatGAAAAGTAGTGAAATTAATGGGGAAAATTAATCTAATTCGTTTAGGTCAAACGTAAAAAAGTGACACGCTATTATTGACGTTACGAATgcctaataaatttttgtaatcggtattaattgaaatgaaaaaacgaacagttatgtactaaaaagcaaaattatgaaGGTACTAATGCTACTAAGgagaatcataaaaatttgctataTATGCTACTATTGATGTCGATGgcgtttaattaattatggtaATAGGCAAGTTTGGTATTAACCGCTGTATTTCTAATCAATACCAAATATAGGTATAATGtaggtaaaattataatatttgttaccTATTTGAACTACACCAATACCGTGCTgttttagtataaataatatGGAAAGAGGTATTTCCTTCGAAAGGGATAAGTACCAGAGAAAATCGCCCTAAAAGAACAAATGTTGACCAACATGAATTGGCCTCGTGGAATACATCACGATCTTATACGATTGTGAATAGagttaattgtttatttgatagaatgaactattaaaaacgtgttttgctcAGTCTAATAACGAAAAGCCACcggcagattttaaaaaaatttacaataaataaatacattttcgtaGTGTCATTCTGTTCTGATTTattgatagttaattttttccacCTCGTACTGAGAACTGGTATTCAGCTTATTGAAtacaaaaagtatatatatcAGTAATAAGTCCACCGATTGTGAAGTGAGTTCAGTTGTTCGGTTTTTAAAGGCCAAAAAAAGTTCACCCAGCCACTTTTAAAGATTATGGTGAAGGTGTAATGACTGATGAAAATGTGCGCAAATGGTGTAGGTTTTTTAATGAAGGGAGAACAAATGTTTATAATGAAGAACGATCTGGATGACTTATTGTGATGAATGAGAAATACTAGATCATCCACCATAACTACCCTGACTTAGCACCACTAGACTTTCATTTGTTTCCAAAACTTAAGGAAATTTCTTGGTGGAAAGTGCTTCGAAAATGATTGTAGAATGATGATGAAAGAAACTGTTACGAACAAGTTTAACGgtcgtaaataaaaattaacgaaaatatcAATCGAATGAAAACAAAGCTTTCTTcaaaaaggatttattttcatttaaaagaattatttaaaaagagaattttgtaatttaaaagaaaattttcattcaaaaatatgaaaaacttttttaataagcaaGCTGTAAATTAACAACTATTTATCATAACAACTATCGTatcatcttttaaatatttgaaaagaaaatcgtcttcattttaatttaggaCCATACCTAACACTAAAAAACCAATgcgaaaaattcctttttcgaACACTCTCTCGAACAATAGAATTGAAATGTTTGAATGATTACTAGGATTGGAGGATATAAAATTGCCAATTACACCAGCTGTACAAATTCCAAGACGTTAGCCTAGTTATAAGAGAAAGACACACAAAGTCTACCCTTAttaatatagattattattattgtagtttattattattgttcttttcTTAAGAAGTCCTAGAGTAGAATTAGTTGTAGTTTTTAgcgtatttgaaaaaataaaatgaaagcgaTTAAAAGTatacgaaacatttttttttcgccTTTCAAACTCCTCCAACGGTTAAGTTCtgtattgaaaagaaaacaaaaaaaaaggacctTTAGATTTTATTGATGTTAAGTTGCATCGACAGCAGAGGAATAACTTTTACGGTTTTTTTGAATGTCTTTGctgaaaagaaactattttgataaaaataatgtgataattttttcccccgTGCCTTTGAGGTAAGAAAAGTATCATTAATActtaatgatttctttttgcCGTTGCATTCGTTTTCCTGTGAAGGTGAACATTTCCCGGAATTTCTTTAGTAGCTTACATCTTTTACTCAACACATCgaactttttatttgatatctttTATTGCTACTGAAAGTGattatttgtaatgtttttacgtttgtgaagaaaaaaaaactaatttatttttaacttaaattagctttttttgtgcaattattttcGCTACTATACTTCTgtataaaaacaacttttatgtGCATAACTAAGGTCATTCGTCAAATATAAACCTCTGTTACTATCATTGAGTTTAttctttgcatttctttttaattttaaatttgcagctTGGCAAACCTtctagatcaggggtttccaacttacatgagaccgggggccacaattaaaaacacaaatcaaatggcgggccgcaacttcaTCAACATTTTTTGTAGAACTCTTTTATGtctgaaggaacattaaatattactgtcagagttttaccaagttgtacaaaacaaaagtattgaattacaaattaaaataagaagcagatttttaaaaatatttaattgttaataataatattttttaagatattaaatcaataataaaaattcgggctacaataactttgatatgcacctatgtattaaataattaatgtgcaacagatatctaattgttaaggtattcaaacttacatagtagcacacaaaatattctatgagaaaattgaggtttgtctgtcGCAACCACCagacttacattttaaattttaaatttacaaatgtgtgtgtaaatagtttcgtcaaaaatgagtggtttcaaaaagttaaatcagagaaaaagttaaattttctgatGCGCACatgctaattataataaaaaaatgaaataataaagagcaacatacacgataatttttgtatttgaatcaATATATTCTAGGATGCaatacctgaaaaataaatttctttgccccgttggtatgttaaatttcacagaaacgaagaaattaggtttttattaacgagaaaagtattttaaacccacatagattttttacgaaaattgtcccccaaaaaataacaactaatatattttagttcgcgggacCCCAAAAAAGGCTGATGCGGCtccccgggccgccagttggaaacccctgttctagaTCTTTGTGAACAAAGAACTTTGTAGCTTAGCTCGTGTCGCTCGTCAACTTTCACGATTactctgaaattaatttttactgagaATAATCAGATTGCTgcatcaaaatcaaaaattattcaattacaggataaatttttttttttatggtaatacatttacaaatatttcttggaaaaaagagttaaatagcaatgtaattaattgttattttaccatattcagcAGAAACAATCCAAAAATCGatgataataatgaaattgttaGCGATGAGAAAAAGTGTTTATTGACAGCTtaacaaatagaattttattatcgCCAACTAGGCCCAGAGTCGATGAGAATTGAGCTCACGTTCTTTGAAAACTGGAAGCTAAGTCATGGGttacaaattcatatttttatttcccctTACAGTAAGTAAGCTGAGAGGGCTCATCTCTGAATCTCAAACCCGATTGCACTTtagggatatttccgtatcgtgatttgtcgcgccaactacaatcgcctaggtgccaaatagattttaaacttgcaatttctttgaaagaaaaaaacatgtagatgtttgccggGGGTGGCAACGAGTTTTAACTTTCGAGCTGGTTCCTTTCTACGTTTTTTTTGTTGCCCGAAGTTTGCAAGACtgggcgattattctgccacagatcacgatacggaaatctcccctgCACTTTCGAATCCCGATACTCCAGACCAGAATACTTTATTCATTCCTTCAAAACACGAGGAGTTACCAGTGCACTCCTCAATTAGTGACCCTGGACCATTGAAATACGAAagtctcattcacgcatagatggccgCAACAGAGAACTGCTTAGTACAAAAATGTCTAGCATTTATCATCTCTCACAACAATGGCACCACTAGATAAATTAATGAGGAATCATTTCACGGTTAACTCAGCACAAAAATAACTCAACCTATCTCCAATGACCAATACCTAGCGAAAAGCTAAACATAACCGAAGCACCGGAGCAGGAGTACACAGTAAGCTCTTTTCTCACAGCGCCCCTGTGGGATACTATATGTCAAATTTTGATACAGAGATCTTCGCTATATCGATAGCCCTGGAAAACCTTAAGAATAAGATCAATTACTTCACTAAAGCAGTAATCCTTGTCGACTCTAAGGTAGCTTACCAGGCAGTTGCCATAAACCATGATTCAGATACTCAGACTATTTCAGATATTAgagataatttgatttttctcgaGAATGccaacaaaattattatgttcCAGTGGATCCCTTCGCATGTAGGAATCAATGGCAATGAAAAGGCAGACCAACTGGCCAAGAAAGGGTCACTCGAACCACAATGTAATAAACCGATTCCACCAGATTcccttaaaaaacaattttccgaGAAACTTAAGACCAACCTAAAGCTCAACCAAGCAGTAAAATCCAATGGAAAACCTTGGGCTAACATCCAAAAcagttggaagaaattttgtcaCAGTCCTCGTAAGAAGGCTGTGGCAAACTTCAGACTCTCAACAGGCCATGACTGCTTGGCAGAGCACTTCAACAGAATAGGTATCCTTCCATCTAGCGAGTGCCAAATCTGCAATTCGGGAACCATGAACTCAGACCACTTGCTTGTATGCCCTTTACTGGACAAACAATACCAAGAGCGGGGTGATTTGTGTAAACTTTACTGGGATGCCAGAGATCACATGAACTCTCTGTAAAGACTACTCCCCATtcttcactgtatatatatattttttttcttactttaattttttctatgtgttctttttgtattaatatgtgTTTGTCATGTGTTTTCTTTgcttgttattgtaattttgttcctttttactCCTTGTTTAAATCCACTTAAAGTTGAACATTGTATATGgattaatatttccaataaagccATATGTAACAACAACAGTTTTACGGTTTTGATACCACGCTAGTTGCAAATAGTAACAAAgcagtatagttttgtattcacgcTTTCCTACCCAtaccagttgtaaacggttttaaaCACGTACATGTAAAGAAATTATCCTAATCGTAAACTTTATGATAAATTGAATGAAGaacggttattttaccgtaattttagaaggaaaattctgacaatgtaatgcaaatttagttccacaaatgaaaatttttttttttttaaatctaataattttgccTGGTTatcttattaactttttattcttttttttatatttacatttagttttcagctattttaaaaactctttgagAAGTTctcttgttaaaaatatgatgtTTACAGAATAGAAATACATAGATGAAATGCATAAATTCAGTTTACTAGCTCATAtgactttcttttaaaactactatttcactttctgtttttttttagaaacttcgGGGggaaatcaaaaaagtttttagtttttaagggCTATAAATGTGTCGGTAAACCTTGTTACAAATTTTGGTAGGggctagagcccctgaattagacaggccgactcatcatctattttttgctccaatattgcttgataggtcagctctgatagtataggagccttagtaGGGGCTAGTTGGAATAATCTTGAAGTTAATTGAAAACAATGATTTTGAAAGTAAccttaaagaaaatatgtattttagtgCAAGTATGCAAGCTTTTCTCGCGAagcatgaaaaaacttttaatagtttaaaaaaaatgaacagagTAGTATTTCCAATCGACTGATTTAGttcataacttatttaaaagacaaattccAGGTAAATTNAAAATCAGCTATAACTTTGCTTCtaattatcgaaattttaaaaacaaagcatttttagaatcctaagagttcattcttttcaaaaatgcaaaaaacagaattatttgaTGAAATCGGTCATTTTAAGGCAGGCCTTAAAGAAAACATGTAGCTAGTGCAAGTATGCAAGCTTTTCTTGCGAAGCatgaaaaagcttttaatagtttaaaaaaatgaacagagTAGTAATTCCAATCGACTGATTTAGttcataacttatttaaaagacaaattccAGGTAAATTCGAAAACCTGGAACCcgcaattcaataaaaataataattcttttttgatcGTTTAACAATATATGGCAGAAAACTTATTATCGATTTTTAAgctattagatattttattatttaaaaaacaacagcaacaacaaggaatgttaaaaata
This window encodes:
- the LOC107438774 gene encoding uncharacterized protein, whose product is MSNFDTEIFAISIALENLKNKINYFTKAVILVDSKVAYQAVAINHDSDTQTISDIRDNLIFLENANKIIMFQWIPSHVGINGNEKADQLAKKGSLEPQCNKPIPPDSLKKQFSEKLKTNLKLNQAVKSNGKPWANIQNSWKKFCHSPRKKAVANFRLSTGHDCLAEHFNRIGILPSSECQICNSGTMNSDHLLVCPLLDKQYQERGDLCKLYWDARDHMNSL